The sequence below is a genomic window from Zhongshania aliphaticivorans.
TAAGCATGGAAACCATTTTGAACGCGCCGCTGATCGCCGATCCCTTAGGTGTGTTCGACTGTTGTGGTGTTTCTGACGGCGCGGCTTGCGCGATTGTCACCACGCCTGAGATTGCTCGTTCGCTGGGTAAAACCAATTTGGTAACCATTAAATCTTTGCAGTTGTCGGCCAGTTCGGGTCGCGAGCAGGGCTTTAAAGATTGGGATGGCAGTTATGTGCCAAATACCCGCAACGCTGCCAAGGCCGCGTATAAAGAAGCGGGCATCACCAATCCCCGCAAAGAGCTAAGTGCAGTCGAAGTACACGACTGCTTCTCTATTACCGAGCTTGTCACCATGGAAGACCTGGGCCTTTCTGCTGACGGCGAAGCTTGGCGCGACATACTCGATGGCGTATATGATGCCGACGGTGAATTGCCGTGCCAGATCGACGGCGGTCTAAAGTGCTTTGGTCACCCCATTGCGGCATCGGGTTTGCGTATGGTGTATGAACACTATTTGCAAATGCAGGGCCGGGCGGGAGATCGCCAGTTACCGAATCCTAAACTAGGCTTAAGCCACAATCTTGGTGGCGTACCCTATAACGGGGTGTGTGCAATTAGCATCGTTGGTTTGGAAGGCGCTTAAGCACCATTCCAATTACGGCACACTGAGCGAGCTTGGAGAAAAGGGTATGAGGGCTGTTTCTGTTGAAGCGCTGGCCGGCGCAA
It includes:
- a CDS encoding acetyl-CoA acetyltransferase, which gives rise to MATGIKDKVAIIGMGCSQFGERWDAGSEDLMAEAFNEALADAGIEKARIGAVWYGSAADKINVGNSAIPLSTALRLDGIPVTRVENMCATGTEALRGATYAVASGAVDIALAIGAEKLKDTGYGGLPHMPKGTFNDLWMPYGSAPAGFAQLAAGYRTKYGLEKDVLKQAMARVSWKSHQNGAKNPKAHLRKAVSMETILNAPLIADPLGVFDCCGVSDGAACAIVTTPEIARSLGKTNLVTIKSLQLSASSGREQGFKDWDGSYVPNTRNAAKAAYKEAGITNPRKELSAVEVHDCFSITELVTMEDLGLSADGEAWRDILDGVYDADGELPCQIDGGLKCFGHPIAASGLRMVYEHYLQMQGRAGDRQLPNPKLGLSHNLGGVPYNGVCAISIVGLEGA